In the genome of Luteitalea pratensis, the window CACCCCACACCAGCGTATTCCCTTCAACCTTGGCAGCAAATGTCATCCCGCTGCGGTCGATCGTCTCGCCAGCGATCTCGGTCGATGGCAGATTCTGCAATCCGAGTCGCGCCGCCGACACCGCCGACGCGACATTGATGGCACCAGCACCAGCCGCGGCCACACCCGCTCCCGCCACACGGCCGGCCGTCAGCTGTAGCAGGGCCTTCACCTGGTACGGCTTCAACGCCGGGTTCGCCTGCAGCACGAGCGCCGCCGCGCCGCTCACCATCGCCGCCGCCATGCTGGTGCCGGACAAGCGCAGGTAGAGACGCGCGCCCTGGCCACTGCGAACCGCACCCGCCTTCTCCGCGAGCGTGCTCTGCGCGGACGCCGACGAGACGATTCGACGGCCGGGGGCCGTGACGTCCGGCTTGAGGAAACCGTCGATCGCGGACAGGCCGCGCGAACTCGAATCGGCCACGCGGTCGTCGCTGCGTTCCGGCGTGCCCATCGTGTCGATCGCACCGACGGTGATCGCCGACGGGGCATTGCCCGGCGACGTGATGCCGTCGCGCACGCGGGTGCCGTCCGGCAGCGTGCCCCAGTTGCCTGCCGAGGCCACGACCACGAGCCCGGCGCGGCTGGCGCGCTCGACCGCCTGGACCAGCGGATCGTCCGCCCAGCTCTCGAGCACCGGCTTGCCGAGCGAGAGGTTGATCACCCGCAGGCGATACGCGGCACGGTTGGCGACGGCCCAGTCGATCGCCGCGATGACGTCGCTCGTGCTGCCCTGGCCACGCTCGTCCAGCACCCGCAGGCTGACGATGTGTGCCCCCGGGGCGACGCCGCTGAAGCGCCCCTCGGGCGTCGTGACGTCGCCGGCCATGATCCCTGCCACGTGCGTGCCGTGGCCGTACGGGTCACCGTTGCGTCGCCCGCTCGCCACGAAGTCGACGCTCGCCACGACCCGCTGGCGCAGCGCCTCGTGCTGCGTGGCGACGCCGGAATCGATCAATACGATGCCCACACCCTCGCCGTTCACGCCGGGCAAGCC includes:
- a CDS encoding S8 family peptidase, which encodes MFSLRSIEVRGTSPRAAITRTVVWVSVAFAMLALSSPLQADAHRARLSRGLAESVGAGKARAVIVSGTEAQLRDIAARHGLVLEKTLETGGVLKVADAAALARLAADPTVPVVAEDATVSAHMANEVVSLGADQAWAGVLGLPGVNGEGVGIVLIDSGVATQHEALRQRVVASVDFVASGRRNGDPYGHGTHVAGIMAGDVTTPEGRFSGVAPGAHIVSLRVLDERGQGSTSDVIAAIDWAVANRAAYRLRVINLSLGKPVLESWADDPLVQAVERASRAGLVVVASAGNWGTLPDGTRVRDGITSPGNAPSAITVGAIDTMGTPERSDDRVADSSSRGLSAIDGFLKPDVTAPGRRIVSSASAQSTLAEKAGAVRSGQGARLYLRLSGTSMAAAMVSGAAALVLQANPALKPYQVKALLQLTAGRVAGAGVAAAGAGAINVASAVSAARLGLQNLPSTEIAGETIDRSGMTFAAKVEGNTLVWGDTLVWGDTLVWGDTLVWGDTLVWGDTLVWGDTLVWGDTLVWGDTLVWGDTLVWGDTLVWGDTLVWGDTLVWGDTLVWGDTLVWGDTLVWGD